From the Streptomyces syringium genome, one window contains:
- the lepB gene encoding signal peptidase I, translating into MDTDAQLSERDHSPEPVKGEEQGSRSARISGASPDEPVSGASPDEPVSGASPDEPAERADERSGRPSLATVGQWLTGGGPLRRAGLLLTACMIFLLLVSSYLVQPFLIPSSSMENTFQVGDRVLVNKLAYRFGGEPRRGDVVVFDGTDSFVQGRPAENPVAALVREGASAVGLMRPAETDYIKRVVGTGGDRVRCCDRRGRLEVNGRPVIEDYLHPGDAPSEVAFDIVVPEGKLWVMGDHRSDSRDSRDHLGEPGGGTVPVDRVIGRADWIGWPFGRMTSVKRPDAFARVPEPGQGRPGHGGSPHG; encoded by the coding sequence ATGGACACCGACGCACAGCTTTCGGAGCGCGACCACTCTCCAGAACCCGTCAAGGGGGAGGAGCAGGGGTCGCGCTCCGCGCGTATTTCCGGGGCCTCCCCGGACGAGCCCGTTTCCGGGGCCTCCCCGGACGAGCCCGTTTCCGGGGCCTCCCCGGACGAACCCGCCGAGCGGGCGGACGAGCGCTCCGGGCGCCCCTCCCTCGCCACCGTGGGGCAGTGGCTGACCGGCGGCGGACCGCTGCGCCGCGCCGGGCTGCTGCTGACCGCCTGCATGATCTTCCTGCTCCTGGTCAGCAGCTATCTCGTGCAGCCCTTCCTGATCCCCTCCAGTTCGATGGAGAACACCTTCCAGGTCGGTGACCGGGTGCTGGTCAACAAGCTCGCCTACCGCTTCGGCGGCGAGCCGCGCCGCGGTGACGTGGTGGTCTTCGACGGCACCGACTCCTTCGTCCAGGGCAGACCGGCCGAGAACCCGGTGGCGGCGCTGGTGCGCGAGGGAGCCTCGGCCGTCGGACTGATGCGGCCGGCGGAGACGGACTACATCAAGCGGGTCGTCGGCACCGGTGGCGACCGGGTCCGCTGCTGCGACCGGCGCGGCAGGCTCGAGGTGAACGGCCGGCCGGTGATCGAGGACTATCTCCACCCGGGCGACGCGCCCTCCGAGGTGGCGTTCGACATCGTGGTGCCGGAGGGCAAGCTCTGGGTGATGGGTGATCACCGCAGTGACTCGCGTGACTCCCGTGACCACCTCGGCGAGCCCGGTGGCGGCACGGTCCCGGTGGACCGGGTCATCGGCCGGGCGGACTGGATCGGCTGGCCCTTCGGCCGGATGACGTCGGTGAAACGGCCCGACGCCTTCGCGCGCGTACCGGAGCCGGGGCAGGGCCGGCCGGGGCACGGCGGGAGCCCGCATGGGTAG
- the lepB gene encoding signal peptidase I, which translates to MGSRGRTEPAPGGRAARRKAARRVKRRRRRSAVKEVPILIAVALLIALVLKTFLVQAFVIPSGSMEQTIRIGDRVLVDKLTPWFGSKPERGDVVVFKDPGGWLDGEPKAGPDPVVIKQGKQFLTFIGLLPSADEQDLIKRVVGIGGDTVKCCDKDGRVTVNGTPLIEPYLNPGDVPSQLKFEVKVAPGRIFVMGDHRSDSADSRYHLDEPGNGTIAEDMVVGRATVIAWPFGHWRRLAEPNTFASVGDAPGTRTSARGSPNSVSPMDRQGMIQLPTPAELPLVMGVVGLRRMHDRRQRGVRSGCGGFGGRRPFRSWRAGKAARGS; encoded by the coding sequence ATGGGTAGCCGGGGGCGTACGGAGCCGGCGCCGGGCGGGCGGGCCGCACGGCGGAAGGCGGCGCGGCGGGTCAAGCGGCGGCGGCGCCGGTCGGCGGTCAAGGAGGTACCGATCCTCATAGCGGTGGCCCTGCTGATCGCGCTGGTGCTGAAGACCTTCCTGGTGCAGGCGTTCGTGATCCCGTCCGGCTCGATGGAGCAGACCATCCGGATCGGCGACCGGGTGCTGGTGGACAAGCTGACGCCGTGGTTCGGGTCGAAACCGGAGCGCGGCGACGTCGTGGTCTTCAAGGACCCGGGCGGCTGGCTCGACGGGGAGCCGAAGGCCGGGCCCGACCCGGTGGTCATCAAACAGGGAAAGCAGTTTCTGACGTTTATCGGCCTGCTGCCCTCCGCCGATGAACAGGATTTGATTAAGCGGGTCGTCGGGATCGGCGGCGATACCGTCAAGTGCTGTGACAAGGACGGCCGCGTCACGGTCAACGGAACGCCGCTCATCGAGCCGTACCTCAACCCGGGGGATGTTCCCTCGCAGTTGAAATTCGAGGTGAAGGTGGCGCCCGGCCGGATCTTCGTGATGGGTGATCACCGCTCGGATTCAGCCGATTCCCGCTATCACCTGGACGAACCCGGGAACGGCACGATCGCCGAGGACATGGTGGTGGGGCGCGCCACGGTCATTGCCTGGCCGTTCGGCCACTGGCGGCGGCTGGCGGAACCGAACACCTTCGCATCGGTCGGGGACGCGCCGGGGACGAGGACATCGGCGCGCGGTTCGCCGAATAGTGTGTCTCCCATGGATCGGCAAGGAATGATCCAGCTCCCGACCCCTGCGGAACTCCCGCTCGTTATGGGAGTGGTGGGCCTGCGTCGTATGCACGACAGGCGGCAGCGCGGAGTGAGGAGTGGATGTGGGGGATTTGGCGGTAGGCGCCCGTTCCGGTCATGGCGAGCCGGAAAAGCGGCCCGGGGAAGCTGA
- the lepB gene encoding signal peptidase I produces MAVGARSGHGEPEKRPGEAEQSPSGEAPEVAVSQASQPTPAPQPSRAPQSSQELTGGPVGGPTDGSPADSGDVTPESDAQQDGQRDGRRAAKKQRSFWKELPILIGIALLLALLIKTFLVQAFSIPSDSMQDTLQRGDRVLVDKLTPWFGSKPERGEVVVFHDPGGWLDETTTADPGPVAGGIQKVLSFIGLMPSAEEKDLIKRVIAVGGDTVECKGNNDPVTVNGKALKEPYIFPGNTPCGDKPFGPIKVPEGRLWVMGDHRQNSLDSRYHQELDKFQGTVSEDEVVGRAIVIAWPINRWSTLPVPDTFDQKGLGAAVAPPALGLAGAVPLVLWRRGRIARKAVPKG; encoded by the coding sequence TTGGCGGTAGGCGCCCGTTCCGGTCATGGCGAGCCGGAAAAGCGGCCCGGGGAAGCTGAGCAGTCGCCCTCGGGCGAGGCGCCGGAGGTGGCCGTGTCCCAGGCGTCCCAGCCAACCCCGGCGCCCCAGCCTTCGCGGGCGCCTCAGTCTTCGCAGGAATTGACGGGTGGACCGGTGGGTGGACCGACAGACGGATCGCCGGCGGACTCCGGCGATGTGACGCCTGAGAGCGACGCACAACAGGACGGACAGCGGGACGGACGGCGGGCGGCCAAGAAGCAACGATCCTTCTGGAAGGAACTGCCGATCCTCATCGGCATCGCCCTGCTGCTCGCGCTGCTCATCAAGACCTTCCTGGTCCAGGCGTTCTCCATCCCCTCCGACTCGATGCAGGACACCCTGCAGCGGGGCGACCGGGTGCTGGTGGACAAGCTGACGCCGTGGTTCGGGTCCAAACCCGAGCGTGGCGAGGTGGTGGTCTTCCACGATCCGGGCGGCTGGCTCGACGAGACGACGACGGCGGACCCGGGTCCGGTCGCGGGCGGCATCCAGAAGGTCCTGAGCTTCATCGGCCTGATGCCCTCCGCCGAGGAGAAGGACCTGATCAAGCGGGTCATCGCGGTCGGCGGGGACACCGTCGAGTGCAAGGGCAACAACGACCCGGTGACGGTCAACGGCAAGGCCCTCAAGGAGCCGTACATCTTCCCGGGCAACACCCCCTGCGGTGACAAGCCCTTCGGCCCGATCAAGGTCCCCGAGGGCCGGCTCTGGGTGATGGGCGACCACCGCCAGAACTCCCTGGACTCCCGCTACCACCAGGAACTGGACAAGTTCCAGGGCACGGTCTCGGAGGACGAGGTCGTCGGGCGCGCGATCGTCATCGCCTGGCCGATCAACCGCTGGTCCACCCTGCCCGTCCCGGACACCTTCGACCAGAAGGGGCTCGGCGCGGCCGTCGCGCCGCCGGCCCTCGGGCTCGCGGGCGCCGTGCCGCTGGTGCTCTGGCGCCGCGGCCGGATCGCCAGGAAGGCCGTGCCGAAGGGCTGA
- the lepB gene encoding signal peptidase I, translating into MSVVTRTTDGHGRAGRTLSGLAVAVGLLLFLGGFVWGAVLYRPYTVPTHSMSPTIGIGDRVLAQRIDGDDVRRGDVVVFEDRLWADQPMVKRVVGVGGDKVACCDRQGRMTINGEPLVEPYVPGAGPASPTGFSATVPDGQLFLLGDHRADSLDSRTHLTDAGRGSVPRTAVKARVDATAWPMAGWGMIDRPAAFAALPGGTSEPGPLPLVVTSVVVGAVLILGGAAYGPLARRLNRNGRTMAVSHG; encoded by the coding sequence ATGAGCGTGGTGACGCGGACGACCGACGGCCACGGCCGCGCGGGCAGGACACTGTCCGGGCTGGCCGTGGCCGTCGGTCTGTTGCTCTTCCTCGGCGGGTTCGTGTGGGGAGCCGTCCTCTACCGCCCCTACACCGTGCCCACCCATTCGATGTCGCCCACCATCGGGATCGGCGACCGGGTCCTCGCCCAGCGGATCGACGGCGACGACGTGCGGCGCGGGGACGTCGTCGTTTTCGAGGACCGGCTCTGGGCCGACCAGCCCATGGTCAAGCGGGTCGTCGGGGTCGGCGGTGACAAGGTCGCCTGCTGCGACCGGCAGGGGCGGATGACGATCAACGGTGAGCCGCTCGTTGAGCCCTATGTGCCGGGGGCCGGGCCGGCCTCGCCGACCGGCTTCTCCGCCACCGTGCCCGACGGACAGCTCTTCCTCCTCGGCGACCACCGCGCCGACTCCCTGGACTCCCGTACCCACCTGACCGACGCCGGCCGGGGGTCGGTGCCGCGCACGGCGGTCAAGGCGCGGGTGGACGCCACCGCCTGGCCCATGGCCGGCTGGGGCATGATCGACCGGCCCGCCGCCTTCGCCGCGCTGCCGGGCGGCACCTCGGAGCCCGGACCGCTGCCGCTGGTGGTGACCTCGGTCGTCGTCGGGGCCGTGCTTATCCTGGGCGGTGCGGCGTACGGGCCCCTCGCACGCCGGCTGAACAGGAACGGCAGGACGATGGCGGTATCGCATGGCTGA
- a CDS encoding NUDIX hydrolase — MADGTRRAARVILLDARDRVLLMNGFEPADPTSTWWFTPGGGLEGDETWEQAARRELAEETGITEIELGPVLWRRFCSFPFDGRRWDQEEQYFLARTEQAGLWTGGGTELERRSVTGLRWWTCEELLAARETVYPTRLGELLRTLLDEGPPSTPVLLETERA; from the coding sequence ATGGCTGACGGCACGCGCAGGGCGGCGCGCGTCATCCTGCTCGATGCGCGGGACCGCGTCCTGCTGATGAACGGCTTCGAGCCGGCCGACCCCACGAGCACCTGGTGGTTCACCCCGGGCGGCGGGCTGGAGGGCGACGAGACCTGGGAGCAGGCGGCGCGCCGGGAGCTGGCCGAGGAGACCGGGATCACAGAGATCGAGCTGGGCCCGGTGCTCTGGCGCCGGTTCTGCTCCTTCCCCTTCGACGGGCGGCGCTGGGACCAGGAAGAGCAGTACTTCCTGGCCCGCACCGAGCAGGCGGGTCTGTGGACGGGCGGCGGGACCGAACTGGAGCGCCGCAGTGTCACGGGCCTGCGGTGGTGGACCTGCGAGGAACTCCTCGCGGCCCGTGAGACGGTGTATCCGACCAGGCTCGGCGAGCTGCTGCGTACGCTGCTCGACGAGGGACCCCCGAGTACGCCGGTGCTCCTGGAGACTGAGCGCGCCTGA
- a CDS encoding DUF2469 domain-containing protein: MSAEDLEKYETEMELKLYREYRDVVGLFKYVIETERRFYLTNDYEMQVHSVQGEVFFEVSMADAWVWDMYRPARFVKQVRVLTFKDVNIEELNKSDLDLPGG; the protein is encoded by the coding sequence ATGAGCGCCGAGGACCTCGAGAAGTACGAGACCGAGATGGAGCTGAAGCTCTACCGGGAGTACCGCGATGTCGTCGGTCTGTTCAAATACGTGATCGAGACCGAGCGCCGGTTCTATCTCACGAACGACTACGAGATGCAGGTCCACTCCGTGCAGGGCGAGGTCTTCTTCGAGGTCTCGATGGCCGACGCGTGGGTGTGGGACATGTACCGCCCGGCCCGGTTCGTGAAGCAGGTGCGCGTCCTCACGTTCAAGGACGTGAACATCGAGGAGCTGAACAAGAGCGATCTCGATCTTCCGGGCGGCTGA
- a CDS encoding YraN family protein → MNARGALGRYGENLAARRLTEAGIVILERNWRCRAGEIDVVALDADALVVCEVKTRRTGAYEHPMAAVTPVKAERLRRLAECWLERHGGPPPGGVRIDLVGVVVPDRGAPVVEHVKGVA, encoded by the coding sequence GTGAACGCCCGAGGAGCACTCGGCCGCTACGGCGAGAATCTGGCGGCCCGGCGGCTGACCGAGGCCGGGATCGTCATCCTGGAGCGCAATTGGAGATGCCGGGCCGGCGAGATCGACGTCGTCGCCCTGGATGCCGACGCGCTGGTCGTGTGCGAGGTGAAGACCCGCCGCACGGGGGCCTATGAACACCCGATGGCCGCCGTCACCCCGGTGAAGGCCGAGCGGCTGCGGCGGCTCGCCGAGTGCTGGCTGGAGCGGCACGGCGGACCGCCGCCGGGCGGGGTGCGGATCGATCTGGTGGGGGTGGTCGTCCCCGACCGGGGCGCCCCCGTCGTCGAGCACGTCAAGGGGGTGGCCTGA
- a CDS encoding YifB family Mg chelatase-like AAA ATPase has product MGFARTCSVALVGVEGVVVEVQADLEPGVAAFTLVGLPDKSLVESRDRVRAAVVNSGAEWPQKKLTVGLSPASVPKGGSGFDLAVACAVLGAAERIDPREIADLMMIGELGLDGRVRPVRGILPAVLAAAEAGYRQVVVPERTTAEAALVPGVSVLGVRSLRQLIAVLTDEPVPEEEDRPREGSPDPMLAGLSVPGVGIGAGALLGERRPDLAEVAGQSRARRALEVAAAGRHHLYFQGPPGAGKTMLAERLPGLLPPLTPQESLEVTAVHSVAGVLPAGQPLVERAPYCAPHHSASMASLVGGGSGMPRPGAVSLAHRGVLFMDEAPEFSGRVLDALRQPLESGHVIVARSAGVMRLPARFLLALAANPCPCGRHGLTGEGCDCAPQAVRRYRSRLSGPLMDRVDLRVTVEPVTRSELVGLGAGHGAESTADVAARVRTARDRALFRYAETPWRTNSEVPGHELRTRWRAAPEALAEAERDMERGLLTARGLDRVLRVAWTLADLAGHDRPDAADVNHALELRTGFQRGPALTGAPA; this is encoded by the coding sequence ATGGGTTTCGCCCGTACCTGCTCGGTGGCCCTCGTCGGTGTCGAAGGGGTCGTGGTGGAGGTCCAGGCCGACCTGGAGCCGGGCGTCGCGGCCTTCACCCTCGTCGGCCTCCCCGACAAGAGCCTGGTCGAGAGCCGGGACCGGGTCCGCGCCGCGGTCGTGAACTCCGGGGCGGAGTGGCCGCAGAAGAAACTGACGGTGGGTCTGAGCCCGGCCTCGGTCCCCAAGGGCGGCAGCGGCTTCGACCTGGCGGTGGCCTGCGCGGTGCTGGGGGCCGCCGAGCGCATCGACCCGCGCGAGATCGCCGACCTGATGATGATCGGTGAGCTGGGCCTCGACGGCCGGGTCCGCCCGGTGCGCGGCATTCTCCCCGCGGTCCTCGCCGCCGCCGAGGCCGGTTACCGCCAGGTCGTCGTCCCCGAACGCACGACGGCCGAAGCCGCCTTGGTGCCCGGCGTCTCGGTACTCGGCGTCCGCAGCCTGCGTCAGCTGATCGCGGTCCTGACGGACGAGCCGGTGCCCGAGGAGGAGGACCGGCCGCGCGAAGGCAGCCCCGACCCGATGCTGGCGGGACTGTCGGTGCCGGGGGTGGGGATCGGGGCGGGCGCCCTCCTCGGCGAGCGCCGGCCGGACCTCGCCGAGGTCGCAGGCCAGAGCAGAGCGCGCCGGGCGCTGGAAGTCGCCGCGGCCGGGCGTCACCACCTCTACTTCCAGGGCCCGCCGGGCGCCGGCAAGACCATGCTCGCGGAGCGGCTGCCCGGTCTGCTGCCGCCGCTCACCCCGCAGGAATCCCTGGAGGTCACCGCGGTCCACTCGGTGGCCGGGGTACTGCCCGCCGGTCAGCCCCTCGTCGAGCGGGCACCGTACTGCGCGCCCCACCACTCCGCGTCCATGGCCTCGCTCGTCGGCGGCGGTTCGGGGATGCCCCGGCCCGGGGCGGTGTCCTTGGCGCACCGAGGCGTGTTGTTCATGGACGAGGCCCCGGAGTTCTCGGGGCGGGTGCTCGATGCCCTTCGGCAGCCACTGGAGTCGGGCCACGTGATCGTGGCCCGTTCCGCGGGGGTGATGCGACTGCCCGCCCGCTTCCTTCTCGCCCTGGCCGCCAATCCCTGCCCGTGCGGGCGGCACGGGCTGACCGGTGAGGGCTGCGACTGTGCCCCACAGGCGGTCAGACGGTACCGGTCACGCCTGTCCGGCCCGCTCATGGACCGCGTCGATCTGCGGGTCACGGTCGAACCGGTGACCCGGTCCGAGCTCGTCGGTCTGGGTGCGGGGCACGGGGCGGAGTCGACCGCCGATGTCGCCGCGCGCGTTCGCACCGCCCGGGACCGGGCCCTCTTCCGGTACGCGGAGACGCCCTGGCGCACCAACAGCGAGGTGCCCGGACACGAACTGCGGACCCGCTGGCGTGCCGCCCCGGAAGCCCTGGCCGAGGCCGAACGGGACATGGAGCGAGGGCTGCTGACGGCGCGTGGCCTCGACCGGGTCCTGAGGGTGGCCTGGACGCTGGCGGACCTCGCGGGCCACGACCGCCCCGACGCGGCCGACGTGAACCACGCGCTCGAACTGCGCACGGGCTTTCAACGCGGCCCCGCCCTGACCGGAGCCCCGGCATGA
- the dprA gene encoding DNA-processing protein DprA, which translates to MTPYVPDFIPGCTPDATADPAAHPAPDSAADPARGSVPDGERLARAALTRLTEPGDETVGRWVRELGAAALVRGLTGAGPPPKGAREERLAGCRARATLLDPAGDLDAVARLGGRFLCPGDREWPGQLDDLGDARPLGLWVRGRANVRLWALRSVAVVGARACTDYGSHVAASFGAGLAERGWVVVSGAAYGVDGAAHRGALAAGGATVAVLASGVDVPYPRGHTELIDRIAEQGLVLAELPPGGHPTRSRFVLRNRVIAALTRGTLVVEAEYRSGSLVTARRARRLGRQTMGVPGPVTSGLSAGVHELLREEASLVTDADEVAELVGRIGELAPERRGPIVARDLLEPTAAGVLEALPGRGGGRLDDIARDAALSRDRTLAGLYELQALGFVERRGDLWQLAGPPSTSGTPKPPGRRPTVRRGGT; encoded by the coding sequence ATGACGCCCTATGTCCCGGACTTCATCCCCGGCTGCACGCCGGATGCCACCGCGGATCCTGCTGCGCATCCCGCTCCGGATTCCGCCGCGGATCCCGCTCGGGGCTCCGTTCCCGACGGCGAACGGCTCGCCAGGGCCGCGTTGACGAGACTGACCGAGCCGGGGGACGAGACCGTGGGGCGGTGGGTGCGGGAGCTGGGGGCCGCCGCCCTGGTCCGGGGGCTGACGGGCGCGGGCCCGCCGCCGAAGGGGGCGCGCGAGGAGCGACTGGCGGGGTGCCGGGCCCGTGCCACCCTCCTCGACCCGGCGGGCGACCTCGACGCCGTGGCCCGGCTGGGCGGCCGCTTCCTGTGCCCCGGCGACCGGGAATGGCCCGGGCAGCTCGACGACCTGGGAGATGCCCGCCCCCTCGGCCTATGGGTGCGTGGCCGTGCGAACGTTCGACTGTGGGCGCTGCGCTCCGTCGCCGTGGTCGGCGCCCGCGCCTGTACCGATTACGGATCGCATGTGGCGGCCTCCTTCGGGGCGGGGCTGGCCGAGCGCGGCTGGGTGGTGGTCTCGGGCGCCGCCTACGGGGTCGACGGTGCGGCCCACCGCGGGGCGCTCGCCGCGGGCGGGGCGACGGTGGCCGTGCTGGCCTCGGGGGTGGATGTGCCCTATCCGCGCGGACACACCGAGTTGATCGACCGGATCGCGGAACAGGGTCTCGTCCTGGCCGAGTTGCCACCCGGCGGTCATCCCACCCGCAGCCGGTTCGTCCTGCGCAACCGCGTCATCGCCGCGTTGACGCGCGGGACGCTGGTGGTGGAGGCCGAATACCGCAGCGGATCCCTCGTCACGGCGCGCCGGGCACGGCGCCTCGGCCGCCAGACCATGGGCGTTCCCGGCCCGGTCACTTCCGGACTGTCGGCCGGCGTGCACGAACTGCTGCGCGAGGAGGCGAGCCTGGTGACCGATGCCGACGAGGTCGCCGAGCTGGTCGGCCGCATCGGCGAGCTGGCGCCCGAGCGGCGCGGGCCGATCGTGGCCCGGGACCTGCTGGAACCCACGGCGGCCGGAGTACTGGAGGCCCTGCCCGGACGGGGCGGCGGGCGACTGGACGACATCGCCCGGGACGCCGCCCTGAGCCGGGACCGGACGCTCGCCGGCCTCTACGAACTCCAGGCCCTGGGCTTCGTCGAACGACGTGGTGACCTCTGGCAGTTGGCCGGCCCGCCGTCAACATCCGGCACCCCCAAGCCCCCCGGACGACGCCCGACCGTGCGGCGAGGCGGTACTTGA
- the whiG gene encoding RNA polymerase sigma factor WhiG: MPQHTSGSDRAAAPPAARGAARPPAPSTLDELWRSYKASGDERLREQLILHYSPLVKYVAGRVSVGLPPNVEQADFVSSGIFGLIDAIEKFDPARAIKFETYAITRIRGAMIDELRALDWIPRSVRQKARAVERAYATLEAELRRTPTEAEVAAEMGIALEELHSVFSQLSLANVVALEDLLHAGDEGGERLSLMDTLEDTAADDPVEVAEDHELRRLLARAINTLPEREKTVVTLYYYEGLTLAEIGQVLGVTESRVSQIHTKSVLQLRAKLADVGR; this comes from the coding sequence ATGCCCCAGCACACCTCCGGGTCCGACCGCGCGGCTGCGCCGCCCGCAGCTCGCGGCGCCGCGCGCCCTCCCGCGCCCTCGACGCTCGACGAGCTGTGGCGGTCGTACAAGGCCTCGGGCGACGAACGGCTGCGGGAGCAGTTGATCCTGCACTACTCGCCGCTGGTGAAATACGTGGCGGGCCGGGTCAGCGTCGGACTGCCGCCCAATGTGGAGCAGGCCGACTTCGTCTCCTCCGGGATCTTCGGGCTGATCGACGCCATCGAGAAATTCGACCCCGCGCGGGCCATCAAGTTCGAGACCTACGCCATCACCCGGATCCGGGGAGCGATGATCGACGAACTGCGCGCGCTGGACTGGATCCCGCGCTCTGTCCGGCAGAAGGCGCGTGCCGTCGAGCGCGCCTACGCCACGCTGGAGGCCGAGCTGCGCCGCACGCCCACCGAGGCGGAGGTCGCCGCGGAGATGGGCATCGCGCTGGAGGAACTGCACAGCGTTTTCAGCCAGTTGTCCCTGGCCAACGTGGTGGCGCTGGAAGACCTGCTGCACGCCGGCGACGAGGGCGGCGAGCGGCTCAGCCTCATGGACACGCTGGAGGACACCGCCGCCGACGACCCGGTCGAGGTGGCCGAGGACCACGAGCTGCGCCGACTGCTGGCCCGCGCCATCAACACCCTCCCGGAGCGCGAGAAGACCGTCGTCACCCTGTACTACTACGAGGGCCTCACGCTGGCCGAGATCGGCCAGGTGCTCGGTGTCACCGAGAGCCGGGTCAGTCAGATCCACACCAAGTCGGTGCTCCAGCTGCGGGCCAAGCTGGCGGATGTCGGACGCTGA
- a CDS encoding TetR/AcrR family transcriptional regulator has translation MQRGALLDAARSLLSEGGTEALTFPALAERTGLARSSVYEYFRSRAAVVEELCAVDFPVWAAEVEAAMDRADTPEAKIEAYVRQQLALVGDRRHRAVVAISAGELDAGAREKIRAAHGGLIAMVVEALMSLGHEQPRLAAMLLQGVVDAAVRRIELGAAEEPHRITEAAVSMALRGVRG, from the coding sequence ATGCAGCGCGGCGCCCTGCTGGACGCCGCCCGCTCCCTGCTGTCCGAAGGCGGTACGGAGGCGCTGACCTTTCCCGCCCTCGCCGAGCGCACCGGACTCGCGCGGTCCTCGGTCTATGAGTACTTCCGCTCGCGGGCGGCGGTGGTCGAGGAGCTGTGCGCCGTCGACTTCCCCGTCTGGGCGGCGGAGGTCGAAGCCGCGATGGACCGGGCGGACACGCCCGAGGCGAAGATCGAAGCGTATGTGCGACAGCAGCTCGCGCTCGTCGGCGACCGCCGTCACCGGGCCGTGGTCGCGATCTCGGCGGGTGAGCTGGACGCGGGCGCCCGGGAGAAGATCCGCGCCGCACACGGCGGGCTGATCGCCATGGTCGTCGAGGCCCTCATGAGCCTCGGCCACGAGCAGCCCCGGCTGGCCGCCATGCTCCTCCAGGGCGTCGTGGACGCCGCCGTACGCCGGATCGAGCTGGGCGCCGCCGAGGAGCCGCACCGGATCACCGAAGCAGCGGTCTCCATGGCCCTGCGCGGCGTCCGGGGCTGA
- a CDS encoding murein hydrolase activator EnvC family protein, which yields MRRLGSAVRALALWALPAIILCATASATASAAYPTAASAAYPTADRPPPGRAAAPAADPGQPSGDRAWPVGGARGARPLVVRGWDPPPEPWKAGHRGVDLAAGPGQPVRAAAPGTITFAGPVAGRPVLVVELSGTGDPPLRTTYEPVRATARVGDRVAAGEVIGVLAGGPLFSHCRNGVGGVPVPAGCLHWGLRRGEAYLDPLSLLPPHMLRRAPSRLLPLTGAIPLLPP from the coding sequence ATGCGACGACTCGGCTCGGCCGTGCGAGCCCTCGCCCTCTGGGCGCTGCCGGCCATCATCCTGTGCGCCACGGCTTCGGCCACGGCTTCGGCTGCGTATCCGACCGCGGCTTCGGCTGCGTATCCGACCGCGGACCGGCCTCCCCCGGGCCGGGCTGCCGCGCCCGCCGCCGACCCTGGGCAACCGTCCGGCGACCGGGCCTGGCCGGTCGGCGGGGCGCGCGGGGCGCGGCCCCTGGTCGTGCGGGGCTGGGACCCGCCTCCGGAGCCGTGGAAGGCAGGCCACCGCGGGGTGGACCTCGCCGCCGGCCCCGGGCAGCCGGTGCGGGCCGCGGCGCCGGGCACGATCACCTTCGCCGGCCCGGTCGCGGGACGCCCGGTGCTGGTGGTGGAGCTGTCCGGCACCGGCGATCCGCCGCTGCGCACGACGTACGAGCCGGTACGGGCGACGGCGCGCGTGGGCGACCGGGTGGCGGCGGGAGAGGTGATCGGCGTCCTGGCGGGCGGACCGCTCTTCTCCCACTGCCGCAACGGCGTGGGAGGCGTCCCCGTCCCGGCAGGCTGTCTGCACTGGGGGCTGCGGCGCGGTGAGGCCTATCTCGACCCGCTGAGCCTGTTGCCGCCGCACATGCTCCGCCGCGCCCCGTCCCGTCTGCTCCCGCTGACCGGCGCCATCCCGCTGCTTCCTCCGTGA